Proteins from one Epinephelus moara isolate mb chromosome 1, YSFRI_EMoa_1.0, whole genome shotgun sequence genomic window:
- the LOC126386221 gene encoding cAMP-regulated phosphoprotein 19-like: protein MSGENEETQAAEETPMEEKEVQEKVISPEKAEEAKLKARYPQLGNKPGGSDLLRKRLTKGQKYFDSGDYNMAKAKIKNKQLPTAAPEKTEITGDHIPTPQDLPQRKPSLVASKLAG from the exons ATGTCGGGGGAGAACGAAGAGACGCAGGCAGCCGAGGAGACACCCATGGAGGAGAAG GAGGTCCAGGAGAAGGTGATCAGTCCTGAGAAGGCGGAGGAGGCTAAACTGAAAGCCAGGTACCCACAGTTAGGAAATAAACCTGGGGGCTCTGACCTGCTTCGCAAACGCCTCACCAAGGGG CAAAAGTACTTTGACTCTGGCGACTATAACATGGCTAAAGCCAAGATCAAGAACAAGCAGTTGCCGACAGCTGCCCCAGAGAAGACGGAGATCACAGGAGACCACATCCCCACCCCCCAAGACCTGCCCCAGAGGAAACCTTCTCTGGTGGCCAGTAAACTGGCAGGCTGA